The Pirellulales bacterium genome contains the following window.
CCAGGCCGACTATCAAGGGCTGTACGCATTCTTCAATCGCAGCCTGCTCTTCACGGACAAAGACAAAAAGGTCTTCTTCGCCGAAAAGGCTGACGGCGACGTGTCGTACGTGTCGGTCTTCGATGCCACGCGCAAAGGGGTCGCACTGCCGCAGCTTCCCGGCGGCGAAGCGGTGCCCGAGCCGGCGTTCAACAAGGGAGAAGAATACGTCGTTGCGCCGGCCGACAATGTTCGTCCCGTACCCAAGTACAGCCGCCGCGCTCAACTGGCGCAGCAGTTGTCGGCAAAACCGAATGCATATTTCGACCGGGCGATCGCCAATCGGCTGTGGGCACTCTTGATGGGACGGGGCCTGGTCGATCCGGTCGACTTGCACCACGACGGCAATCCTCCGTCGAACCCTGCGGTCCTTACGCTGGTGGCCGACTCGTTCCGGGCGATGAAATACGACGTTCGGGCAATGCTGGCCGAGCTCGCGCGCACGCGAACCTATGCCCGGTCCATGGATCTGTCCCCCGACATGCCGGCGCGCGGCCCGCAGCTCGAGCCGCAATTGGCGACATGGGAAGCAGAGCGAGTGCGGTTGGCCGCCGTGCTCGATGCATCGCAAGAAACATCGCACAAGATCGGCGGCCAACTGTCGGCAGCGCGGACTAACGCCGCGCCGGTCGCCGACGAGTTAGCCAAAGCCCGCGCGACTGCTGCGGAAGCCAAGAAGAACGCCGAAACGGCCACCGCTACGTTTGCCGCCGCACAGCAATCGCTTCCGGGTCGCGAGGAGGCATCGCAACTGGTCTCGGCGGCCAATGCCAAGACGGCCGAGGCTGCGGCGAAACTTCCCGACGACAAGGAACTGGCCGACGCGGCAGCAAAACTCAAAGCCCGCGCCGAACAGTTGACCGCCGAGGTCGCGAAGCTCACTCAGGCCGTAGCCGAAGGTCCGGCCGCGGTCAAAACGACAGCCGAAGCGCTCGTGGCCGCTGACCAGGCATTGGCCGGGGCGACCAGCAAATTCGAACCCCTCCAAGCACGCGTTGCCGAACTCACGGCTCAAGCCAAAACGGCCGACGCACAAACCCGCGCCGACCGTACGGCGCTCGCCGCCTTCACCAGCAAGATGGACGATGCCCGCAGTGTCGTCGAGCTGTCGCGAGCGAACGACTCGGTGCAAGCCGGCCGCGCCGCGACCATGAAAGCCGACGCCGAGCTAACTTCGGCGCGCCAGGCGATCGCCGGCATGCAAGCCGATATCGATCGCGCGACTCAGGTCTTCAAAGCCGCCCAACAAGCGGCCGCGGCGGCAAGCGCTGCCGCCACCGAAGCGCGCCAAACACAAGGCGAGCGCAAAGCAACGTACGACGCGGTAGCCGAAGCCGTCGCCAAGACGCAGATCGCGCGGCAAAAGCTGCCCGACTCGCCTGAGCTGGCGGCCGCCGTGCAGTCGCTCGAGCGCAAAGCGGACGAGCTGGCGGCGAGCCTGAAAATGGCCGATGCCGAGGTGAGCGATCGCGACAGCGCCGCCAAAGTCGCCGCCGAACAAGCGTCCGCCGCCCAATCGGCCGTCGACGCACTGACGGCGCAGCGGACGAAACTCGTCGAACAATCCGCTTCGGCCGAACAAGCCGCGGCCGCCGCTCATCAGAAACTCAATGCGGACCTGGCCAGCGCCGACACGGCACAGCGCAAACTGGTCGATCGTAGCGGCGTTCGCTGTGCCGTCGCGGTGTTAAAGCCGCTCTCGCCCGAGCAGTTGGCCTGGAGCATGATGCAGGCCGCAGGCGTGGTCGATCGAGTGCGCGCGGCGGTCGAGGCCGAATGGAACAAGAACCATCCGACGCCGGATGAAGCGGCCCAGGCCGCGCGGTCTCGCGAGATCGACCGTGCGCTAAGCGAGAAGCTCAAAGGAGCGGTGCAGGCATTCGTCGCACGCTTCGCCGCTGCGGCCGGCCAGCCGCAACAAGTCTACTCGGCCACCGTCGACCAGGCGCTGTTCCTGGCCAACGGCGGCGAAGTCCGTTCATGGCTCGCGCCGGCCGAAGGCAATCTCA
Protein-coding sequences here:
- a CDS encoding DUF1553 domain-containing protein, with product LIDRLLASPEYARHMAGVFDVALMERRPEKNVPIAEWQKYLYESFAANKPYDKIVQEILSADGVDPAARAPARFYLDREGEANLLTRDIGRIFFGMDLQCAQCHDHPLIADYYQADYQGLYAFFNRSLLFTDKDKKVFFAEKADGDVSYVSVFDATRKGVALPQLPGGEAVPEPAFNKGEEYVVAPADNVRPVPKYSRRAQLAQQLSAKPNAYFDRAIANRLWALLMGRGLVDPVDLHHDGNPPSNPAVLTLVADSFRAMKYDVRAMLAELARTRTYARSMDLSPDMPARGPQLEPQLATWEAERVRLAAVLDASQETSHKIGGQLSAARTNAAPVADELAKARATAAEAKKNAETATATFAAAQQSLPGREEASQLVSAANAKTAEAAAKLPDDKELADAAAKLKARAEQLTAEVAKLTQAVAEGPAAVKTTAEALVAADQALAGATSKFEPLQARVAELTAQAKTADAQTRADRTALAAFTSKMDDARSVVELSRANDSVQAGRAATMKADAELTSARQAIAGMQADIDRATQVFKAAQQAAAAASAAATEARQTQGERKATYDAVAEAVAKTQIARQKLPDSPELAAAVQSLERKADELAASLKMADAEVSDRDSAAKVAAEQASAAQSAVDALTAQRTKLVEQSASAEQAAAAAHQKLNADLASADTAQRKLVDRSGVRCAVAVLKPLSPEQLAWSMMQAAGVVDRVRAAVEAEWNKNHPTPDEAAQAARSREIDRALSEKLKGAVQAFVARFAAAAGQPQQVYSATVDQALFLANGGEVRSWLAPAEGNLTDRVTKLADPQQAAAELYLSVLTRAPSDQETAEVARFLEAHTADRAAAVQELAWALFCSAEFRFNH